From Solanum lycopersicum chromosome 8, SLM_r2.1, the proteins below share one genomic window:
- the LOC101258882 gene encoding protein JINGUBANG-like, producing MEYYGKRSLHSYFDKERRSIQSPPRLSFNSHLKLSENHHEVDHHLYSPSRSSNASAATMYSLMPPPSPDSPWTLSPLQTPSPSLLYHCIASLHRHEGTIYSIAVAKGIVFTGSESSRIRAWRQPDCIERGYLKASCGDVRSILVYGNMLFTSHKDHKVRIWNVTVTDNFRGKKITTLPKSSYYYSFLKFSRSSNNNKNNNNQHKDCISCMAYYHAEGLLYTGSWDKSVKAWRISDNRCVDTFIAHEDNVNSIVVNQEDGCVFTCSSDGSIKIWRRVYGQNSHTLTMTLKFQPSPINALALSSNTSNATCFLYSGSSDGFINFWEKEKSSGRFNHGGFLQGHRFSVLCLVAIEKLIFSGSEDTTIRVWRREEGSCFHECLAVLDAHRGPVKCLAATLEIDKVVMGFLVYSASLDQTFKVWRIKVLPDHHDEKVVNIISSSEENIEHLSEINRMKMTTEYELNPVLSPSWVEKKLQGSHHFH from the coding sequence ATGGAGTACTATGGGAAGAGAAGCCTCCATAGCTACTTTGataaagaaagaagatcaaTACAATCTCCTCCTCGTCTCTCCTTCAATTCTCATCTAAAATTATCCGAAAATCATCATGAAGTTGATCATCATCTTTATAGTCCTTCAAGATCTTCAAATGCTAGTGCAGCCACTATGTATTCCTTAATGCCACCTCCTAGCCCTGATTCTCCATGGACACTTTCCCCTTTACAAACACCCTCTCCTTCTCTCCTCTACCATTGCATCGCGTCCCTTCATCGCCATGAAGGGACCATCTACTCCATCGCGGTTGCAAAAGGCATTGTCTTCACTGGCTCAGAGAGTAGTCGAATTCGTGCATGGAGACAACCGGATTGTATAGAAAGAGGATACCTTAAAGCAAGTTGTGGTGATGTTAGGTCCATTTTAGTGTATGGTAACATGTTATTTACGTCACATAAAGATCATAAAGTTAGGATATGGAATGTGACAGTGACTGATAATTTTCGAGGCAAGAAAATCACAACTTTACCTAAGTctagttattattattcatttctcaaattttctaggtcaagtaataataataaaaataataataatcagcACAAGGATTGTATTTCTTGCATGGCTTATTACCATGCAGAAGGGCTATTGTATACTGGATCATGGGATAAAAGTGTTAAAGCATGGAGAATCTCCGATAATCGATGTGTTGATACGTTCATAGCTCATGAAGATAATGTGAACTCAATAGTTGTAAATCAAGAAGATGGTTGTGTTTTCACATGTTCATCTGATGGTTCAATCAAAATATGGAGGAGAGTATATGGACAAAACTCTCATACTCTAACAATGACATTAAAATTCCAGCCATCGCCAATCAACGCGTTAGCCCTAAGTAGTAACACATCAAATGCAACTTGTTTTCTCTACTCCGGATCCTCAGATGGATTCATAAACTTTTGGGAAAAGGAGAAGAGTTCGGGGAGGTTTAATCACGGAGGGTTCTTGCAAGGTCATAGGTTTTCAGTACTATGTTTGGTAGCAATTGAGAAATTAATATTCAGTGGCTCAGAGGATACGACGATTAGGGTTTGGAGGAGAGAAGAAGGGAGTTGTTTTCATGAATGTTTAGCTGTGTTAGATGCTCATAGAGGGCCAGTTAAGTGTTTGGCTGCAACATTGGAGATTGACAAAGTTGTAATGGGATTTTTGGTTTATAGTGCTAGTTTGGACCAAACTTTTAAGGTTTGGAGGATTAAGGTTTTGCCTGATCATCATGATGAGAAAGTGgttaatattatttcatcatcAGAGGAAAATATTGAGCACCTAAGTGAAATTAATAGAATGAAGATGACTACGGAATATGAGTTAAATCCTGTTTTATCTCCTTCGTGGGTCGAGAAAAAACTACAAGGAagtcatcattttcattaa